Within the Flavobacterium sp. CG_23.5 genome, the region AAATTAAACATGTTGTACTTAAAATAACGTAAAGAATGTACAAGTGCAGTCGCATTTTCCAAAAGTCGATTTCCTTTTGTCAAACTGTTATAATTGGAGAAAACATAGCCTTCGGCCAATTGATTTATATCAGTGAAATTATTGTTGAACGAAAAATTATAGGTTAAACTTTCCGCTTTTTTAATTTGATAAATAGCTAAAAAATCCGGTAATACTCTATAAAATTTATTGTTATTACTGGCCCCCAATTGTTCGTTTTTCATAGTATAAGCATGCAAACTCACTCCTGGAGTTAAAGTAAACTTACCTGTCAGAATTTTATAATGAAGTCCTAAAAATGTATCATTAAAATTGTAGGTTACATTATTAGTATTTACGGCATCGCCCAAATTATTTACCGTTTTATTGTCTAAAATCTGAAAAATATTCGAATTAAAATCTTGATTTGAATACGTGTTTCCCAGTGTAACATTGACATTACTTTTTTGGGTAAGCATATAATAATAATCTAATTTGGCATCTATTTTATTGGTTTTCACAAAACGATTTTGATTAATATCGTTTCTATTTTGACCGGAAGCATAACCCGATAAACTAAAGGGCTGTGATTTCAAATTAGCATTATAAAAAGGATCTTCTTCCTGATACAAATGTTGCATTTCGAAAGCAAAAATATTTTTATCGCTCTGAGTGTAATACAAACTCAAGTTTTGATTTACCGAAATCGGGTTTTGTTTTTTCAATGTATTGATGTTCTCTGTTTGCGAATTATTACTCACAATCGATTCTCTAAGCAAAGAATTATTTTCGTCCTGTTTAGACAATTTAGTCAAAACATCATAATCAAATTGAAACTTTGCATTGGGTTTATAACTCGAACTCAATTTGAATAATCCCAAATTACTTTTTTGATGCGCCATTTCCTGACGGTTTTCTGTTGAAAGAATTTCTGACGAGTTAGGCTGTAAAATATTGGTTTGTGATTTGGTTTCCAAGTCGGTTATGGAAGAAGAAATAATTCCAAAACCACTCAAACTCCACGCTTTATTTACATTATAAGAAAAGTTGGTGGCTCCAAATTGGGTCTCAATCTCTTTGGCACGATTGTTTCTTAAAAGTGAAATTCCTAAATCATTTAAAGAAACATTAAAACTCGATCCTCCTTTTTGCATCATGCCTCTAAAACCACCTGTGAATTTAAAATAATCTTGAACTGTCAATGGAAGTTCCCCTATATTATTAAAATTTGAAATTAAATTGATGCTGTATTTTGGACTGTAATAAAACAATTTCGGATTGATCAAATAACGGCTTTCTGTATGTGCTACGCCTATTCCCGCGGTCATATCTCCAAACCAGAAATTTTTCTTTCCTGATTTTAGTTTGATATTCATTGCCACATTGTCCTGATTGTTTTCAACTCCTTTTAATATTGAATTCTCATTGTAATTGCGTAAAACTTGAATTTTATCGATAGCATCCGCCGGAATATTTTTTACGCCAAGTTTAGTATCTCCATCAAAAAAATCTTTTCCTTCCACCATTAACTTGGTGACTTTTTTCCCTTCTACTTCTACTTCACCATCTGCATTTACCTCAACACCCGGTAGTTTTTTTAATAAGTCCTCCAGTTTTCGCTCCGTTCCGGTCTTGAAAGAATCCCCGTTATAAACAATGGTGTCTCCTTTTATCGAAACCGGCATTTCTCGAACTATTTCTACACCGTCTAATTCAATTCCGCCTTCTTGCAAAGCAATGATTTTAGTGCTATTTTCAGTAGAAGTAACAATTTCAATCTCTTTATTTTGCATTCCCAAATAACTTATCTTAAGATTATAAGTTGTATTGGGCTTCAAAGTCAGCACATACTTTCCTTTGTCATTGGTAATAGCGTAGGAATCCATCGCTTTTGTTACTTTATTTACCGCCATGACATTTGCCATTTCTAAGCCTACGGTCTTTGAATCAGTAATAGTTCCTTCCAGTTTAACTGATTGAGAAAAAGATATTGAAGTAATAAAAAATAAGGTCAGCAGTATTGATTTTTTCATTTATGAAACTTTGGAGAAATTTTGATTATTAATTTTAAACTGTGAATTTAATTTTATTATCCTCCAATTCTCATACGCATTCCTCCATTTCCTCCGCGTCCTTGGTTCATTTCTCTGAATTCTTCCATTTTTTTGATTACCGTTTCATCAAATTCTTTTTGAGAAATAACCTTTCCGTTTGTTGATGGTTTTATCACCGCTTTTTCTTTAGGATTTAAAACTACTTTCGAACATAAAATAACTGTTTTTCCATCATTTACTTCCAATATCAAACCAGGCAGTCCCCAATAGTTTTCCGGACCTTGATTTACGGGAATTTCAGGAGTGTACCATGCAGTGATTGTAATTTCTTTTGGCATGTCCAAATCATCCATAAAGCTCGTTTTCTTAGTTACATCAGCTGATTTCACAACCGTAGCATCTTCTTTTTTTGGTCTGAAATTTCTAAAATCGGTTTTACTGGCAGGTCGAATTGCCGTAGCTTTAAAACAATTATAACCTCCAATAACTCGAGTTTCGGCCTCCATTTTCCACTTTAAATTAGGCAATGAATCTTTTACTAAAAATTCTTTTCCCATGAAATCTTTATCAACCGTATAGGATTTGTCTTTTACATTTTTATAGAAAGTTCCTCCGCCTCCCATCATTGAGGACATCATTCTCATCCCGTTACCTTGACCAGAACCTGGTGTCTCTAATTTTTCTTCCTCTTTGTATATTGATGCTGACTTGTCAAAATTAAGAATAAACGTTTTTTCAAACATTTTTTTCATTCTTTCTTCTATCATCTTTTGCATGTCTGGATTCATATCCTTATTACCTTGCATTCGAGTTTTGAAATCAGAAGTGCTGGTTTTTGATTCATAAACCGCCATACCTTGAAATTCTTGTGCCTGAATCCCCAAAGAGGAGGCTATAGCAAATACTAAAACGAAAATTATTTTATACATGATTATTAATTTTAAATGATAAGACGATAATCTCTTGTTTATGTTACAATTATACTGTTAAAATAACAATTAGACATGCACAATTGTATAAGGTTTAATTGTAATTTAGCATTCTATGAAGAATATTCTAATTCTGTTATTTACTGTCATTTCATTTTGTGGTGCTTTTGGCCAAAGCCAAAAACTAACTGCCACTAAAATTGACTCTATTCATTTGGATTGTGACCAATTTTTAGGCTATGACCCATTTGGTTTTTATTACTTTATTAAAAATAATGTTCTGTTTAAGGTTAAAGAAAAACAGTCATTCGAGTATAAGAATGTTTCTTTAGGTAGAATCACAAAAGTAGATTTGCTAAATCCGCTGACGATTGTGTTGTTTTATGAGAATTTCAATACCGTCATTTTACTCGACAATCAATTGAATGAAACCCAAAAGATAAATTTTTCTGAAATTCCTATTCCAATAACAGTTGCTGCAATAGGATTAGCCTCGCAAAACCAACTTTGGATTTACAATAGCATGAATCAACAAATAGGTCTTTTTGATTTTTTAAAAAAAGAATATAAGACGGTTTCTATTCCGTTTGCCGAAAGCATAAAAATATACCATACTGATTTCAATACTTTTTATTGGATTGACGAAAAGAATAATTGGTTCACTTGTGATCCATTCGGGAAAATAGCCAATAAAGGAACAATACCTTCTTTTGATTCTATCGAAATAATAGATCAAAGCACCTATCTCTTTAGCAAGAACAATATTCTCTTTTATGAAGATGTTGCAAAGAGTCTAAAATTTGAAATTGAGATTTCAGAAAAAACGTTTAAAAAATTCTACTACAAAGACCAAATTTTATCTATTTTTACATCAGAGGGAATTACAAATTATAAAATCACAATACCGTAATGCACATAGCAGTAGCAGGAAACATTGGCTCAGGAAAAACAACTTTAACGCGTTTATTGTCGAAACACTTCAAATGGGAACCCCATTTTGAAGACGTAGTTGACAACCCATACTTGGATGATTTTTACCATCAAATGGAACGTTGGTCCTTTAATTTACAGATATATTTCTTGAATAGTCGTTTTCGTCAAGTGATGCAAATTCGCGAAAGCGGTAAAAAAATCATTCAGGACAGAACGATTTATGAAGACGCTCATATTTTTGCACCCAACTTATATTCAATGGGTTTGATGACAAATCGTGATTTTCAGAATTACACTTCTCTTTTTGAATTAATGGAATCCACGGTTAAAGCACCTGATTTACTGATTTATTTAAGAAGTTCGATTCCTAATTTAGTCGGGCAAATTCACAAACGCGGACGCGAATATGAAAACTCTATTTCAATTGATTATTTAAGCCGCCTAAATGAGCGTTATGAAGCCTGGATTCATACTTATAGCAAAGGAAAACTATTAATTATCGATGTAGACAACATCAATTTTGTCGATAACCCAGAAGATTTAGGTAATATCATCAATAGAATTGACGCCGAGTTACACGGATTGTTTTAGCATCTATTTTAGCGCTCTCCAAACGAGAGAGCGAAAAACTGAATATATTAAATGCCTTGCTGTTGCGAGGCATTTATATTTTAATATCTTTACTAATCAATAGATTACAAAAAATAGTGATTCATGTATCTTTTATAAAATTCATCTTAATTCAATTTATAAATTCTTGTTTTCTTCATATTAATTTAAAATTAAAAAATTATGAGTCAAAAGTATTTTAAAAGTAAAATTGTTTGTGTTTTATTAATTTTTGTTCTTCTAATGCAGAGTTGTGCGATTTATCAGAAGACATCGGTTTCTCTAGATGATGCTGTGGCTTCAAACAGGAAAGTATTAATTACTAAGACTGATGGAGCGAAACTTAAACTTAAAAGAGTGGAACTGACAGATGGAAAGTATTACGGGATAGTAAAAGTTGATGGCAAAACTGAAAAAATTATTTTAGTAGAAAATGACATAAGAACAATTCGAATTCTTAACAAAAGTGCGACAACAATAGGAACTGTTGGAATTGTTTTAGGTTCTTTAGTAATTACATTTCTTGTAGCCGCAGCGATTGCAGTAGTGCAAGTATATTAGGTTCTCGATCACTTGCATTTTTTGGACCTTCATTAATTGCTTTGACGTTTATATTCTCGTTTAAGCAAAAATGCCCCGCAATTGCGAGGCATTTATTATTTAACAACTAAATGTTTTATTTCAAGGCATCGATTTTGGCCTGAACTTCGGTATCTGTTCCTTCAAAATTCTGAGTAGTAACTTTCCCATTTATGGTTGTTTTGATTGTTGCTGTTACTTTTCCATCCCCATTTGTTTTTTCAATTGCAATTTCTTTAGAAACCATATTGTTCCCCATTGCTTTTGCATTCATGAATTTGCAATTTGCATTTGTACATCCTTTAGCGATACATTCGGCTGCAGACATTGAAGTACACATTTCAGAAGTAGCACAACAAGATGCGGTCGCAGAAATAGTATGGCTTCCTTCACCTAAAATTGGCGCAATTACCAATCCGATCAAACAAGTCAATTTAATTAAAATGTTCATTGACGGTCCAGAAGTATCTTTGAATGGATCTCCAACAGTATCTCCAGTTACCGCCGCTTTGTGCGCATCAGAACCTTTATATGTCATCTCACCATTGATTAAAACTCCTGCTTCAAATGATTTCTTAGCATTATCCCAAGCACCGCCCGCATTGTTCTGGAACACCGCCCAAAGCACTCCTGAAACAGTTACTCCTGCCATATAACCTCCTAACATTTCGGCGATTAATTGATTATTGTCTCCATAAACTAATTTTCCAAGCAAAACAATTGCAATTGGAAAACCAATAGTCAAAACCCCAGGCAACATCATTTCACGTAAAGCTGCTTTGGTAGAAATATCAACACATTTTGCATATTCCGGTTTTCCGGTTCCTTCCATAATTCCCGGAATTTCTTTGAACTGACGACGCACCTCATAAACCATATCCATTGCTGCTTTTCCAACAGAATTCATCGCTAATGCGGAGAAAACCACCGGTATCATTCCACCCACAAATAACATCGCTAAAACTGGTGCTTTGAAAATATTGATTCCGTCAATTCCTGTAAAAGTTACATAAGCTGCAAATAAAGCTAATGAAGTTAATGCCGCCGAAGCAATAGCAAAACCTTTTCCTGTTGCAGCAGTAGTGTTTCCTACTGAATCCAAAATATCGGTTCTGGTACGCACTTCTTTTGGTAATTCGCTCATTTCGGCAATTCCACCAGCATTGTCAGAAATTGGTCCAAAAGCATCGATTGCTAATTGCATCGCCGTTGTTGCCATCATTGCTGAAGCCGCTAATGCTACTCCGTAAAATCCTGCAAAGGCATATGAAGTCCAAATTGCCGCAGCAAATAATAAAACGGTTGGAAAGGTAGAAATCATTCCAGTTGCCAAACCAGCAATCACGTTCGTTCCTGCACCAGTACTTGATTTTTGAACAATAGCCATAACTGGTTTTGTCCCTAATCCCGTATAATATTCAGTTACCGATGAAATGACTGCGCCAACAGTTAATCCAACAAGGGTTGCATAAAAAACTCGCATCGATGAAATATCTTGAATTCCTTCTCCGAAGAAATTCATTTTCATCGTTTCCGGCAACATATATTGAACTAAGAAATAACAAGCAATTGCCGTTAATAAAATAGAAACCCAGTTCCCAATATTTAACGCTTTTTGAACTTGTTTTTCTTTTGCATTTTCATCAGTAATTTTCACTAACATCGTTCCGATGATAGAAAATAAAATTCCAAAACCTGCGATTGCCATTGGTAACAAAATAGGACCAATTCCGCCAAAAACATCTTGAATGTTTCCGCCCATGTCTTTAATCACATAATTCCCAAGAACCATTGCTGCCAAAACTGTGGCAACATAAGAACCAAATAAATCGGCACCCATTCCGGCCACATCTCCTACATTATCCCCTACGTTATCTGCAATAGTAGCTGGATTACGAGGATCATCTTCCGGGATTCCTGCTTCAACTTTACCCACTAAATCAGCACCAACATCGGCCGCTTTTGTATAAATACCACCACCAACACGGGCAAACAAAGCAATCGATTCTGCGCCAAGAGAAAACCCAGCTAATGTTTCCAGTACTTTGGTCATATCTTCTGATGAAGTCCAAACACCGCCCATAAAATAATTATAGAAAAAAATAAAGAAACTAGTCAAACCTAAAACTGCTAAACCGGCAACTCCCAATCCCATTACTGTTCCACCACCAAAAGAAACTTTCAATGCTTGAGGTAAACTGGTGCGCGCTGCCTGTGTGGTTCTTACGTTCGTTTTTGTTGCGATTTTCATTCCCATATTTCCAGCAAAAGCAGAGAAAAATGCTCCAAAAATAAAAGCGACAACTATTAATATGTTGGTGGTATGGAATAAAAAAGACATTCCTGCAAGAACAATACTTGCTCCAACTACGAAGAAAGCTAACAATCTATATTCTGCTTTGAGGAAAGCCAAAGCGCCTTCATAGATATAATCTGAAATCTCTTTCATTTTACCGTCTCCAGCATCTTGTTTTAAAACCCAAGTTCTTTTGGCAAACATAAATGCCAATCCAATAAATGCCATGACTATTGGCAAGTAAATCATTATTGTATTCATAATTTTGGTGTGGTTTTTGGTTATTTTCGTTAATGTAACGAAACGAAAATAAACAAAAAAGCAATACTCTTTACAGAATATTGCTTTATTTATAAAAATTATGAAAATTATTTATTTAATACTAAATAATCCTTCTGGTTTGTTTTCAATATCATTAAAACGTTTTGTACATTCTTTAATGATCGCATACGCTTCATTTACATCTCCCCAACCACCAACATCTACTGTTTTATTTTCCAGATCTTTATATACTTGGAAAAAATGCTCAATTTCTTTTAATAAATGTGGATTCATATCTGACAAGTCATTCAATGAATTCCAGATTGGATCTGAAACTGGTACACAAATCACTTTTTCATCTGGTCCTTTATCATCTGCCATGTGAAAAACCCCAATTGGTTTTACTTCCATTACACATCCAGGAAAAGTTGGTTCATTTACTAAAACCAAAACATCTAATGGATCTCCGTCTAAAGCTAATGTTTCCGGGATAAACCCGTAATCAGCAGGATACATCATTGACGAAAATAACATTCTGTCAAAACGCATTCTTTTTATTTCGAAATCATATTCGTATTTATTTCTACTTCCTCTTGGTATTTCGATTAAGACATCGAAAGTTGTTAATTTGTCTGCAGTCATTTTAATTTTCTTATCTATAATTATCTTGCAAAAATAAGCAAACGATACGTTTTTACAATGAAAAATCCATGTTATCTGTACATTAATTTCAACTTATTTTGTACAACTATTAAATACGTCAATTCGAGTAAATTTTAACTCATTTTACTTCTATAAAAAATAAACAAAACAACATTTATAAGAAATTTTGTTATATTTTCGTTTAAAAATAAACTATAGGACAGAATTTACATCTATATACAGATTAGTTTATCCTGCCAAAATAAGAAATACAAAAAGTTTACTGGTAAATCTAAATAACAAATTAATCTCCGGAACCTATTTTATTCAAATAAAAACGGAAACTGATGTAATAAAAAAACAAAATATTTTAAATCGTTAATCTCATGATAAAAAAAATAATAGCACTACTTTTATTGAGTATCCCCCTTTTGGGGAATGCTCAATCTATAGAAGATTGGCAAGTGGGGATTAATCTAAACCCTTTTTATTTCGATTGGAACAGTAACGATCAAGGACTCACTGATGTCCATCAAAACATCCCAAATGGGTTAGGTTTTGGTCTAACCGTAGAAAAAAATTGGAATACACATTGGGGTATAAAAACAGGTGTAGAATATTCTAAACAGAACAAAAAATATGATGATGCCCAGTACAGTGGAAATGTTTATCTGGCCGATATTAATATGGATTTTAAATATTACAAAATCCCATTAACTATTCAGTATTCACACCCAATAAACAAAAATAGATACCTAACATTCAATCAAGGTATCCAATTCTCTTTTTTAAATGATTACAAAACAACAATCGATGACGCGCTGCAAAGTACAATTTTCACACCTAATCAGAGGGTTTTCATCTCAAAAATTAATGCAAATGACTCCAATAACACAAATCCTGGGTGGATATATAAAAAAAACACATTTGGAATAATCGGTTCGGTTGGTATAAAAGGTTTTTTAACTAAAAAAATATCATATAGTACAAATTTGAGATATGAGTATGATTTAACTTATTCAGATTTAGATGAATATTACATTTTAAATAAGAATAAAGCTAACAATTTTAGGCTAGGACTAGAACTTGGTCTTCAATATCATTTTTCTTTAAAAGGGTGTGGTTTTTGTGCTTTGCAAAAACACTAAAAAATACTCAAACGCAATCTTAGAAAAACTTTAATTTTAATTATTTATTAAAAAACATCTGAGCAGGGTTTATCGCACTATTTTGCGTTTAAACCTTGCTTAGCTTGTTATTAAAATCCATGTTATCTGTACATTAAATTTTAAAAAAACTAATATTGATAGGTGATCGTTCTATTTCGTTTATTCAAGTAATGGTGCCACAAAAGATAAGTGGCATACGAACGGAATGGACTCCATTGTTCAGCATGAATTTCCATAGCCTCTTTATCATGAATACTCAGTAATTCCTTCATGGTATTAACCACCGCAATATCGCCCAAAGGCAATAAATCTGGGACATGCAAACAAAACATCAAATAAATATCGATGGTCCAATTTCCTATTCCTTTGATTTTAATAAGCTCTTCCCGTACTTGTTGAACCGTTTTATCAGGCAAAGTTTCTAAATCTAACTCTTTATTTACTATCGCTGTCGCCAAAGCTTTGATGTAGGACGTTTTCTGACGGCTTACACCAAGATTTCTATATTCTTCCTCCGAAACAGGAAGCAAAATCTCTGGCTCTATTACTTTTAGACTGGCTTTTATTTTTAAAAAAGTAGCTTTAGCAGATTCGATAGACACTTGTTGTTCTAAAATCAGCAACACTAAAGTCTCAAAACCTTGCGGTCTTTTTGGAATCGTGGGAAGTCCGTATTTTTCTATAATGATTTTGAAAATAGCATCTTTTCCTGAAAGATATTCGATCGCTTGTTGCATAATCTAATTTTTTTAGCCCAGATGGAAACGGCATCCTTTTTATCTCGTTTTGAAAACGAGATAAAAAGATATAGTGAACAGCTGGAAATAGCTCCAAATTCCGCTTATTATCCGAATGACAGATTGGTCAAGTATTAGAAATAAAAACCAAATGATCCTTTTACGGAAAAACGATTGGTATCCGGCGTGTTTAAATAACTGCCTCTCCAAGCCAAATCAATACGCAAAAATTTAAAAATGTTCCCAATTCCCGCTTGGTATTCCCAATATACGTTCTCAGGTGCATTATAGGCTAAGCCAGAAGCATTAATGGCTCTGTTCGCATCTGATATCGTTCCATATACTCCTCTTACCCCAATAATTTCCCTCCAATTGAGTTTTCTCATAAAAGGGATTCTAGAAAACAATCTCCCTTGAAAATTATGGTTCCATTGAAATGTAGCATATTGATCCGTAATAAACTCATAATAATTCAGGTTACTAAAGCTACTTTCGTTAGAGAAAAAAGTTTGATTTCCCGGAATAACGCTCATCAATCCCAAAGGAATTGTACCAAAGGTTTTCCCCACCTCAACAATGATGTTTGAACGCCCTAAAGGTCCTATTATGATGGGTTGCTTATAATAGAATTGGATTTTTTCGTATTTGAAATCACTATTGAATAGACCTTTAAAGCCGTGACTGAAATTGACAAAAACATCACTAAATGGACTGTCTACAATATCTCGTTCTACAGCAAATCCAATCGCTTTTCTTTTGGGCGTAAAATTGACCCGAAAATTAACTTCTGATTGTTTGACATCGCTTTTAGTAATCGTTTGGGCTGCATCCGTATAATAATCTAAACTAAATGTAGGTGAAGCAGATTCTAAGGTTCTATAGGAAAATCCGGTTTGAAAAGTTAAGTTTTTAATCGGTTCAACTTCTAAACCGAATGTACTTAAATTAATGTTTGTCAATTTACCATTATTCCCGGAAGCAAAAATCGTGGACGAAGCACTGCTCCTACCCAAGACATCCGATGATGTTGTTAAACTCGCGCCTATTTGTTCCACATCACGCCTGTTTCCTCCAGATAAAATAAGTCGGTTTTTCTTATCGACCATCCATTTTCCGGAAAATCCGTACTTGAATTTATCGTCTTTAAAACCATAGGCCGTATACCCTTGTAATCGCCAAGTATCACCAGTACCAAAATAAGTTCTTGCTCCAGTGCGCAATCGAACACCTTCTACTTCGTTGTATCCAAATGTCGAAAAAATAGGGCCATAATCCAGATTGCCAAACTGCACATAACCACTGGCAAGCACTTTTACTGAACTCGTTATTTGTTTGAACTTCTTGACGGTCTTCAACGTGTCCAGCATTTTATAAACTCCTAATTCATCTTTACTTAAATTTTCAAATCGGTTTTCATGCCAAAAATCATCTGTTTTTTCGTAAACTGATTTGTCAACATAATTGACCTCATCTTTATAAAAAGAGGCTGGTTTCTCCTTATTAAATTCATGGTGTCGATACAATGAAGTTCGCTTTCCGTAAAGCCCTTTTGATTTTTCTTTTTTGTTCAAAGCAAAGTCTGACATAATATAATCGCGAGTCAATAAAAAGACGGAATCATTTACCACATCAAATTCCTGCTCTAAATAAATGTCTTTTACCCAGTTGATATTGGCACTTTTGGTAACCGCCAGGTTAATTTTTTTGATTGCAAATGTGGTGTCATTTACCCAAAAATCCCCCTTGAAAGTCAGTTCATTTTTACGGCGAGGATAGAACACAATATTGTAACACCATTTTTTATTCACAAACGCACTGTCTCTTAACACGTAATTATAAACATCAATTCCAGTAGTAGATAAAGGACTTGTAAAACTTTTGTCAAAAAAAGTAAGGTGATTGTCATAGATATTATAATCCGAATACAAATCTTTAACAAAAGACAAAATTTGTTGATTCTCTTCAAAACCTGATGTTTTGTTAGCCTTCATCTTCTCTTTTACCTTCTTCAATTTATTATCGCCATACACATCATATAACGCTTCATTGATAAAAACAGGCAAATAGGTTTTTCCGGTGATTTTAGAGGTATCCACTTGATCGAAAATAAATTCCATGCCTTTAAAAAGCTTACCTTTCATAAAAGCACTATCAATAGTATTCATATCAAACTCTACCTTCTCATACTTTTCCATTTGGTATTGAGCAAATAAATTCAAACCATTTT harbors:
- a CDS encoding inorganic diphosphatase — its product is MTADKLTTFDVLIEIPRGSRNKYEYDFEIKRMRFDRMLFSSMMYPADYGFIPETLALDGDPLDVLVLVNEPTFPGCVMEVKPIGVFHMADDKGPDEKVICVPVSDPIWNSLNDLSDMNPHLLKEIEHFFQVYKDLENKTVDVGGWGDVNEAYAIIKECTKRFNDIENKPEGLFSIK
- a CDS encoding GLPGLI family protein, with product MYKIIFVLVFAIASSLGIQAQEFQGMAVYESKTSTSDFKTRMQGNKDMNPDMQKMIEERMKKMFEKTFILNFDKSASIYKEEEKLETPGSGQGNGMRMMSSMMGGGGTFYKNVKDKSYTVDKDFMGKEFLVKDSLPNLKWKMEAETRVIGGYNCFKATAIRPASKTDFRNFRPKKEDATVVKSADVTKKTSFMDDLDMPKEITITAWYTPEIPVNQGPENYWGLPGLILEVNDGKTVILCSKVVLNPKEKAVIKPSTNGKVISQKEFDETVIKKMEEFREMNQGRGGNGGMRMRIGG
- a CDS encoding outer membrane beta-barrel protein; the protein is MIKKIIALLLLSIPLLGNAQSIEDWQVGINLNPFYFDWNSNDQGLTDVHQNIPNGLGFGLTVEKNWNTHWGIKTGVEYSKQNKKYDDAQYSGNVYLADINMDFKYYKIPLTIQYSHPINKNRYLTFNQGIQFSFLNDYKTTIDDALQSTIFTPNQRVFISKINANDSNNTNPGWIYKKNTFGIIGSVGIKGFLTKKISYSTNLRYEYDLTYSDLDEYYILNKNKANNFRLGLELGLQYHFSLKGCGFCALQKH
- a CDS encoding sodium-translocating pyrophosphatase — protein: MNTIMIYLPIVMAFIGLAFMFAKRTWVLKQDAGDGKMKEISDYIYEGALAFLKAEYRLLAFFVVGASIVLAGMSFLFHTTNILIVVAFIFGAFFSAFAGNMGMKIATKTNVRTTQAARTSLPQALKVSFGGGTVMGLGVAGLAVLGLTSFFIFFYNYFMGGVWTSSEDMTKVLETLAGFSLGAESIALFARVGGGIYTKAADVGADLVGKVEAGIPEDDPRNPATIADNVGDNVGDVAGMGADLFGSYVATVLAAMVLGNYVIKDMGGNIQDVFGGIGPILLPMAIAGFGILFSIIGTMLVKITDENAKEKQVQKALNIGNWVSILLTAIACYFLVQYMLPETMKMNFFGEGIQDISSMRVFYATLVGLTVGAVISSVTEYYTGLGTKPVMAIVQKSSTGAGTNVIAGLATGMISTFPTVLLFAAAIWTSYAFAGFYGVALAASAMMATTAMQLAIDAFGPISDNAGGIAEMSELPKEVRTRTDILDSVGNTTAATGKGFAIASAALTSLALFAAYVTFTGIDGINIFKAPVLAMLFVGGMIPVVFSALAMNSVGKAAMDMVYEVRRQFKEIPGIMEGTGKPEYAKCVDISTKAALREMMLPGVLTIGFPIAIVLLGKLVYGDNNQLIAEMLGGYMAGVTVSGVLWAVFQNNAGGAWDNAKKSFEAGVLINGEMTYKGSDAHKAAVTGDTVGDPFKDTSGPSMNILIKLTCLIGLVIAPILGEGSHTISATASCCATSEMCTSMSAAECIAKGCTNANCKFMNAKAMGNNMVSKEIAIEKTNGDGKVTATIKTTINGKVTTQNFEGTDTEVQAKIDALK
- a CDS encoding deoxynucleoside kinase, which encodes MHIAVAGNIGSGKTTLTRLLSKHFKWEPHFEDVVDNPYLDDFYHQMERWSFNLQIYFLNSRFRQVMQIRESGKKIIQDRTIYEDAHIFAPNLYSMGLMTNRDFQNYTSLFELMESTVKAPDLLIYLRSSIPNLVGQIHKRGREYENSISIDYLSRLNERYEAWIHTYSKGKLLIIDVDNINFVDNPEDLGNIINRIDAELHGLF
- a CDS encoding carboxypeptidase regulatory-like domain-containing protein — encoded protein: MKKSILLTLFFITSISFSQSVKLEGTITDSKTVGLEMANVMAVNKVTKAMDSYAITNDKGKYVLTLKPNTTYNLKISYLGMQNKEIEIVTSTENSTKIIALQEGGIELDGVEIVREMPVSIKGDTIVYNGDSFKTGTERKLEDLLKKLPGVEVNADGEVEVEGKKVTKLMVEGKDFFDGDTKLGVKNIPADAIDKIQVLRNYNENSILKGVENNQDNVAMNIKLKSGKKNFWFGDMTAGIGVAHTESRYLINPKLFYYSPKYSINLISNFNNIGELPLTVQDYFKFTGGFRGMMQKGGSSFNVSLNDLGISLLRNNRAKEIETQFGATNFSYNVNKAWSLSGFGIISSSITDLETKSQTNILQPNSSEILSTENRQEMAHQKSNLGLFKLSSSYKPNAKFQFDYDVLTKLSKQDENNSLLRESIVSNNSQTENINTLKKQNPISVNQNLSLYYTQSDKNIFAFEMQHLYQEEDPFYNANLKSQPFSLSGYASGQNRNDINQNRFVKTNKIDAKLDYYYMLTQKSNVNVTLGNTYSNQDFNSNIFQILDNKTVNNLGDAVNTNNVTYNFNDTFLGLHYKILTGKFTLTPGVSLHAYTMKNEQLGASNNNKFYRVLPDFLAIYQIKKAESLTYNFSFNNNFTDINQLAEGYVFSNYNSLTKGNRLLENATALVHSLRYFKYNMFNFENISAFATYSKRVDAIKTRAIFNGVNQTSSPFNSDFADETLSGNGSYGRSFLKNYKASLGANLNWSKFNNIQNNILSTNESFTQSYTLKASTNYKKMPNLELGYNIVKNDYNNSTFYTEKPFAKLDYFFLESFSFVTEYEFYHYYNSSKTVNNEYDFLSASLIYQKKGSKLEYKVSGTNLLNTTSLNDDSFSQFSTRTSQYTVQPRYVIFSLKYNL
- a CDS encoding DNA-3-methyladenine glycosylase family protein, translated to MQQAIEYLSGKDAIFKIIIEKYGLPTIPKRPQGFETLVLLILEQQVSIESAKATFLKIKASLKVIEPEILLPVSEEEYRNLGVSRQKTSYIKALATAIVNKELDLETLPDKTVQQVREELIKIKGIGNWTIDIYLMFCLHVPDLLPLGDIAVVNTMKELLSIHDKEAMEIHAEQWSPFRSYATYLLWHHYLNKRNRTITYQY